From Eleftheria terrae, the proteins below share one genomic window:
- a CDS encoding phosphatase PAP2/dual specificity phosphatase family protein: MMRLPPLWRPGLCWLVVLAPLFFISYGVANHHAAGLPAVPSIVFDWERWVPLWPWTILPYWSIDLFYGLSLLICRDRLELAHHARRLLTAQLIAVACFFLFPLRYSVSRPPLQGWSGRLFDALAGFDLPYNQAPSLHIVLLLILWDFYRRRTRGAARAVVHGWSLLIGVSVLTTWQHHFIDIPTGLLVGLLCLWLWPLDGARPQWQWPADGVRRRLALLYGAGAAALSLLAVLAGRTGWWLFWPAASLLLVALCYAGVGAGGFQKRSNGRHTLASRWLFAPYRLGAWVNARLWTRCVPPAAEVCDGVWIGRLPRAGEPEHRQFDRILDVSAELSVRHPRLHALPQLDLVVPAATQLRAAAEHLQRLAGQGSVLVCCALGYSRSAAVVLAWLCLSGRAPSVAAAADLLRRARPQVVLKPALLLAVAQAIALPSPTP; encoded by the coding sequence ATGATGCGCCTGCCTCCGCTGTGGCGGCCCGGCCTGTGCTGGCTGGTGGTGCTGGCCCCGCTGTTCTTCATCAGCTACGGCGTGGCCAACCACCATGCGGCCGGCTTGCCGGCGGTGCCCAGCATCGTGTTCGACTGGGAGCGCTGGGTGCCGCTGTGGCCCTGGACCATCCTGCCGTACTGGTCCATTGACCTGTTCTACGGTCTGTCGCTGCTCATCTGCCGCGACCGGCTTGAGCTGGCGCACCATGCGCGGCGCCTGTTGACGGCCCAGCTCATCGCCGTCGCCTGCTTCTTCCTGTTCCCGCTGCGGTACTCGGTGAGCAGGCCGCCGCTGCAAGGCTGGTCGGGCCGCTTGTTCGACGCCCTGGCCGGCTTCGACCTGCCCTACAACCAGGCGCCCTCGCTGCACATCGTGCTGCTGCTGATCCTGTGGGACTTCTACCGCCGTCGCACCCGCGGCGCAGCGCGTGCGGTGGTGCATGGCTGGAGCCTGCTGATCGGCGTGTCGGTGCTCACGACCTGGCAACACCACTTCATCGACATTCCCACCGGGCTGCTGGTGGGCCTGCTGTGCCTCTGGCTGTGGCCGCTGGACGGCGCGCGCCCGCAATGGCAGTGGCCTGCCGACGGTGTCCGCCGGCGTCTCGCGCTGCTCTATGGCGCGGGCGCGGCCGCACTGTCACTGCTGGCCGTACTGGCGGGACGGACCGGCTGGTGGCTGTTCTGGCCGGCGGCCTCCTTGCTGCTGGTCGCCTTGTGCTACGCGGGCGTGGGTGCCGGCGGCTTCCAGAAGCGCAGCAACGGCCGCCACACGCTGGCCTCCCGCTGGTTGTTTGCGCCCTATCGGCTGGGTGCCTGGGTCAATGCCCGGCTGTGGACGCGCTGCGTGCCGCCGGCAGCCGAGGTGTGCGACGGCGTCTGGATCGGCCGGCTGCCGCGTGCCGGCGAGCCCGAGCACCGGCAATTCGATCGCATCCTCGATGTGAGCGCCGAGCTCTCGGTGCGCCATCCGCGCCTGCACGCGCTGCCGCAGCTCGACCTGGTGGTGCCCGCGGCGACTCAGCTGCGCGCCGCTGCCGAGCACCTGCAGCGCCTGGCCGGGCAGGGCAGCGTGCTGGTGTGCTGCGCCCTTGGCTATTCGCGCAGCGCCGCCGTGGTGCTGGCCTGGCTCTGCCTCAGCGGCCGCGCACCGAGCGTGGCGGCGGCCGCGGACCTGCTGCGCCGGGCCCGGCCGCAAGTCGTGCTGAAGCCCGCCTTGCTGCTGGCGGTGGCGCAGGCCATTGCGCTGCCCAGCCCCACGCCATGA
- a CDS encoding lysophospholipid acyltransferase family protein, translating into MSRVHDLMAWPVRLLVLAAVRAWTGARPLWAGEPPGGRPCVYFANHTSHGDAVLVWATLPAHQRRRLCPVVDAEPGGATALRRFLARCLFAWPRPAGDSGAATLQGHSLLVFPEGCRNTGEQALLPFAAPLYQRRQAHPEMDFVPVWIANMRRVMPPGEWLPLPLACTVSYGVPLVRVDGEDEATFLARAAAAVLALRPEEET; encoded by the coding sequence ATGTCCCGTGTGCATGACCTGATGGCCTGGCCGGTGCGCCTGCTGGTGCTCGCCGCGGTGCGCGCCTGGACCGGCGCGCGCCCGCTGTGGGCCGGTGAGCCGCCAGGCGGGCGCCCCTGCGTCTACTTTGCGAACCACACGAGCCACGGGGATGCCGTGCTGGTCTGGGCCACCTTGCCCGCCCACCAGCGCCGGCGCCTGTGCCCGGTGGTCGACGCGGAGCCGGGCGGGGCCACCGCGCTGCGGCGCTTCCTTGCGCGCTGCCTGTTCGCATGGCCCCGGCCGGCCGGTGACTCCGGCGCTGCCACGCTGCAGGGGCACTCGCTGCTGGTCTTTCCCGAAGGCTGCCGCAATACCGGCGAGCAGGCCTTGCTGCCATTTGCCGCGCCGCTGTACCAGCGAAGGCAGGCGCATCCGGAGATGGATTTCGTTCCGGTATGGATCGCCAACATGCGCCGCGTCATGCCGCCCGGCGAATGGCTGCCACTGCCGCTGGCCTGCACCGTGAGCTACGGCGTGCCGCTGGTACGGGTCGATGGCGAGGACGAGGCCACCTTCCTGGCCCGGGCTGCGGCCGCCGTGCTGGCCTTGCGCCCTGAGGAGGAAACATGA
- a CDS encoding phosphatidate cytidylyltransferase has protein sequence MILDALPLQDPTWQLFAGTLAVLLVASIVGGLLKWRVAQGRPHAVIDNLNSRVNAWWVMVALLGVAFTFGKPGALVLFAFTSWAALREYITLTHTRRADHLALALLFYLVLPLQYFLIWIEWYGLYSIFIPVHAFLVLPILACLRGDTRRFLERTAKVQWGLMICVYCVSHVPALLTLEIPGYEGRQLLLVAYLIIVVQGSDVLQYVWGKLLGRHKIAPELSPSKTVEGFVGGVASATLLGAALHGVTPFTPLQSAAVALTLCLMGFLGGLVMSAIKRDRGVKDWGTLIEGHGGMLDRLDSVVFAAPMFFHIVRFWWTP, from the coding sequence ATGATCCTGGATGCCTTGCCACTGCAGGACCCGACCTGGCAGCTCTTCGCCGGCACACTTGCGGTGCTGCTGGTGGCCTCCATCGTGGGTGGCCTGCTCAAGTGGCGTGTCGCCCAGGGCCGGCCCCATGCGGTGATCGACAACCTCAACAGCCGGGTCAACGCCTGGTGGGTGATGGTGGCGCTGCTCGGTGTGGCCTTCACCTTTGGCAAGCCGGGGGCGCTGGTCCTGTTCGCCTTCACGTCGTGGGCCGCGCTGCGCGAGTACATCACGCTCACCCACACCCGGCGGGCCGACCACCTGGCGCTGGCGCTGCTGTTCTACCTGGTGCTGCCGCTGCAGTACTTCCTGATCTGGATCGAGTGGTACGGGCTGTACTCGATCTTCATCCCGGTGCATGCCTTCCTCGTGCTGCCCATCCTCGCCTGCCTGCGCGGCGACACGCGGCGCTTCCTCGAGCGGACCGCCAAGGTGCAGTGGGGTTTGATGATCTGCGTCTACTGCGTCTCGCACGTGCCGGCCCTGCTCACGCTGGAGATTCCCGGGTATGAAGGCCGGCAGCTGCTGCTGGTGGCCTACCTGATCATCGTCGTGCAGGGCAGCGACGTGCTGCAGTACGTGTGGGGCAAGCTGCTGGGGCGGCACAAGATCGCGCCGGAGCTCTCGCCGTCCAAGACGGTGGAGGGCTTCGTCGGCGGCGTGGCGTCGGCCACCCTGCTCGGCGCAGCGCTTCATGGTGTGACGCCGTTCACGCCGCTGCAATCAGCCGCCGTGGCACTCACCCTGTGTCTGATGGGCTTCCTTGGCGGGCTGGTGATGTCGGCCATCAAGCGCGACCGCGGTGTGAAGGACTGGGGCACCCTCATCGAAGGCCATGGCGGCATGCTGGACCGGCTCGACTCGGTGGTCTTCGCCGCGCCGATGTTCTTCCACATCGTGCGGTTCTGGTGGACACCCTGA